In one window of Halocatena salina DNA:
- a CDS encoding formate/nitrite transporter family protein, producing MSQTEISTLTQPVSERDHIRGSNDAPVTLVQYSDYECPFCGDIYPIVRRIQNQVGTRLRFVFRNFPLTEQHSYAQQAAEAAEAASAQDRFWDMHDLLYLNQGALARDDLIGYAADLDLDTARFTEELDSGTYTQRVRDDFLSGIHSGVNGSPTFYINGKRYDGPLEFDSLLAAIADAGNFMDIKRSMQPEDRELRETIDRSRRGAPAAGEAVRDRFSADEIFQRVTATADDEVERSTRLLFFSGLAAGLSIGATFLARSAMTAANPADPTVMGNLLYPLGFVIIVLGSYQLFTENTLTPVTLVLTRLASIPQLLRLWTIVLVANVIGAGIMAYLLATTSILDPVATETAHQFGEHALSVSWSGLFYKGVFAGGLVATMVWLVHAARDTLSRLLIVYGIMFTIPAADLFHCVVGACEVLFLAFTGTAGFSTVFFEFFVPVVLGNTVGGVVFVALVNFSMTENRRFPERDRRRLELPWSEWLFGTRLWELFRTRVRADSSTTATPTTATDSCSVSIDDQKKDTTD from the coding sequence ATGAGTCAGACCGAGATATCCACGCTAACGCAGCCAGTCAGTGAACGCGATCACATTCGTGGATCAAACGATGCGCCGGTAACACTCGTACAGTACAGTGATTATGAATGTCCCTTCTGTGGCGACATCTATCCCATTGTACGGCGGATTCAGAATCAAGTCGGGACTCGACTCCGATTCGTGTTTCGGAATTTCCCGCTTACAGAGCAACATTCGTACGCTCAACAGGCGGCTGAAGCGGCCGAGGCTGCTAGCGCACAGGATCGGTTCTGGGATATGCACGATCTCCTCTATCTGAATCAAGGCGCACTCGCTCGAGATGATCTCATTGGTTATGCTGCAGACCTCGATTTGGATACCGCTCGGTTCACAGAGGAACTCGATTCCGGAACGTACACCCAACGAGTCAGGGATGACTTTCTAAGTGGAATCCATAGTGGTGTGAACGGTTCACCAACGTTCTATATCAACGGTAAACGCTACGATGGCCCACTCGAATTCGATTCCCTGCTCGCTGCGATCGCTGATGCGGGGAATTTCATGGACATCAAGCGCTCGATGCAACCGGAGGATCGAGAACTTCGAGAGACTATCGATCGCTCCCGTCGAGGCGCCCCAGCCGCCGGTGAAGCCGTTCGTGATAGGTTTTCAGCCGATGAAATCTTCCAACGAGTAACAGCAACTGCGGATGACGAGGTCGAACGAAGCACACGACTATTGTTCTTCAGTGGACTCGCTGCGGGTCTCAGTATCGGGGCAACGTTTCTTGCACGCTCGGCCATGACCGCGGCGAACCCAGCAGATCCAACCGTGATGGGGAACCTGCTCTATCCGCTCGGATTTGTAATCATCGTTCTCGGGAGCTATCAGCTGTTCACGGAAAATACACTTACCCCTGTAACGCTTGTCCTAACACGGCTTGCGAGTATTCCCCAACTTCTTCGACTTTGGACGATTGTTCTCGTTGCGAACGTTATTGGTGCAGGAATAATGGCGTATCTTCTCGCTACGACGAGCATCCTTGATCCAGTTGCTACCGAGACAGCCCATCAGTTCGGTGAACACGCACTGAGTGTTTCGTGGTCAGGGCTCTTCTACAAGGGGGTATTCGCTGGTGGACTCGTCGCAACGATGGTGTGGTTAGTCCATGCAGCACGAGATACCCTCTCTCGGCTTCTTATTGTCTATGGAATCATGTTTACGATTCCAGCAGCGGATCTGTTTCACTGTGTTGTTGGCGCCTGCGAAGTGCTCTTTCTCGCATTCACCGGCACAGCAGGCTTCTCGACCGTCTTTTTCGAGTTTTTCGTTCCGGTCGTCCTCGGAAACACTGTTGGAGGCGTCGTGTTCGTCGCACTTGTAAACTTCAGTATGACTGAAAACCGACGCTTCCCCGAACGGGACCGACGGAGACTCGAACTTCCATGGTCCGAGTGGCTGTTTGGAACCCGTCTGTGGGAGTTATTTAGGACGAGAGTGCGGGCAGACTCTTCTACTACCGCTACACCAACCACTGCCACGGATAGCTGTAGCGTATCCATTGATGATCAAAAGAAAGACACCACTGACTGA
- the fmdA gene encoding formamidase: protein MPEVTFEVDVDSSPDEQPGSNPFNRWHPDIPAVVEADPGETMRLEALDWTGGQIRDNDNANEIRDVDLTQVHYLAGPVHVNGAEPGDLLKVEFLDMGPLNDRWEFGFTGTFSQQNGGGFLTDHFPNAAKSIWDLEGYTVSSRHIPDVRYQGKIHPGLAGCAPDQELLEEWNEREQKLIDKHEKDPESTHDHPTGEAEPPVANPPTKEGALMGEMDADDAEAAAEEAARTVPPREHGGNHDIKDLSIGSTVYFPVYVEGAKFGIGDFHASQGDGEISFCGAIEMAAYIDVEFDVVKDGMNKYGVDHPIFEPGNRGPTFEDYVTFCGYSVTEDGEQHYIDSHTAYRRASLQAIDYLKKFGYTGQQAYHLLSTVPIEGRQSGVVDVPNACSTLALPKGVFDFDISPESLGEHEDRGNISITDDPLG, encoded by the coding sequence ATGCCCGAAGTAACATTCGAAGTTGACGTGGACAGTTCGCCCGATGAGCAACCCGGTTCCAACCCCTTCAATCGGTGGCATCCGGATATTCCTGCTGTCGTTGAGGCCGACCCAGGGGAGACCATGCGTCTCGAAGCGCTTGACTGGACCGGCGGGCAGATTCGGGACAACGACAACGCAAACGAGATTCGTGACGTGGATCTCACACAGGTCCACTACCTCGCTGGACCAGTCCATGTGAACGGTGCCGAACCTGGTGACTTGCTGAAGGTCGAGTTCCTCGATATGGGGCCGCTCAACGACCGTTGGGAATTCGGATTCACAGGCACGTTTTCGCAACAGAACGGCGGTGGATTCCTCACCGATCATTTTCCCAATGCAGCGAAGTCGATCTGGGACCTCGAGGGATACACTGTCTCGTCCCGGCATATTCCGGATGTCCGTTATCAAGGAAAGATCCATCCTGGATTGGCTGGATGTGCTCCGGATCAGGAACTCCTCGAGGAGTGGAACGAGCGCGAGCAGAAACTCATCGACAAACACGAAAAAGATCCTGAATCGACCCACGATCATCCGACCGGCGAAGCAGAACCACCAGTTGCGAATCCCCCGACGAAGGAAGGCGCTCTGATGGGGGAAATGGACGCAGATGATGCTGAAGCGGCTGCAGAGGAAGCAGCACGGACCGTTCCTCCCCGTGAACACGGAGGAAACCACGACATCAAGGACCTCTCTATTGGGTCCACGGTGTACTTTCCGGTCTACGTGGAGGGCGCAAAGTTCGGAATTGGGGATTTCCACGCGTCTCAAGGTGATGGAGAAATCTCGTTCTGTGGCGCTATCGAGATGGCTGCATACATCGATGTCGAGTTCGATGTGGTCAAAGACGGCATGAACAAGTACGGCGTCGATCACCCAATATTCGAGCCGGGGAATCGAGGGCCGACGTTCGAAGACTATGTCACTTTCTGTGGATATTCGGTAACAGAGGACGGAGAACAACACTATATCGACTCGCACACTGCTTATCGGCGCGCCTCGCTTCAAGCGATCGATTATCTGAAGAAGTTCGGATATACCGGCCAGCAGGCCTACCACCTCTTGAGCACGGTTCCCATCGAGGGGCGACAGAGCGGGGTCGTTGATGTTCCTAATGCCTGCTCAACCCTCGCGCTTCCGAAAGGAGTGTTCGATTTCGATATCTCCCCGGAAAGTCTCGGCGAGCACGAGGACCGCGGCAACATCAGTATTACAGATGACCCGCTTGGATGA
- a CDS encoding AmiS/UreI family transporter yields the protein MALYDVLGMGLLFVGGVLIVNGIWLLGRGDGSDVAIFNLLTGLITFAIVIWWGFGGEASAGTPFQAAGTMLFSFTYLWLGVNAYRGIEDQRSFGWYCAFVAVVAVPTGFLVLQDGDVGLAVLWWIWAVLWTTFFILLGLERTEYTGSIGGFTTIVGTVTAAAGYLMAAGFWPWA from the coding sequence ATGGCGTTGTATGACGTTCTTGGTATGGGACTTCTCTTTGTTGGTGGTGTTCTCATCGTGAATGGAATTTGGTTACTTGGCCGTGGTGACGGTTCCGATGTTGCCATATTTAATCTCCTTACTGGACTCATCACATTTGCAATCGTAATTTGGTGGGGATTTGGAGGAGAAGCTTCAGCAGGAACACCGTTCCAAGCAGCAGGGACGATGCTCTTTTCGTTCACGTATCTCTGGCTTGGGGTAAACGCATATCGGGGAATCGAAGATCAACGGTCGTTCGGTTGGTACTGTGCCTTCGTCGCTGTCGTGGCTGTACCAACGGGTTTCCTCGTCTTACAGGATGGAGATGTCGGGCTTGCAGTTCTGTGGTGGATCTGGGCCGTCCTGTGGACAACGTTCTTCATCCTTCTCGGACTAGAACGTACCGAATACACCGGATCGATCGGCGGATTCACAACAATTGTCGGAACAGTAACCGCCGCTGCTGGTTACCTCATGGCCGCTGGATTTTGGCCATGGGCCTGA
- the fmdA gene encoding formamidase, producing MPETVFEVDVDADIDEQPDPIVNRWHPDVPPAASVEPGETFRVEQLDWTGNQVHNDDSANDIRDMRLDPNHHLSGPIEVKGAEPGDVLVVDILDLGPFPDNEWGFTGIFDLENGGGFLTDHFPEARKVIWDFDGVYASSRHIDDVRFPGLAHPGIIGTAPSHELLDEWNEREQALINRGPEAETGVNHETREDQPPLALPPEPNEVLLGDMSEDEVEDAAEKAARTIPPRENAGNCDIKNLSRGSRVYIPVFVEGANFIVGDLHFSQGDGEITFCGAIEMAGFLDLQVDLIKNGVERMGTDYAMFKPGYQDPHFSEYIVFEGYSVDEDGTQHYKNANVGLRRACLDAIDYLTNFGYTREQGYFLLSTLPVESRIAGIVDLPNTCVTVSVPQEAFDIDIDPDTLTDEAGVADRGSVAKTS from the coding sequence ATGCCAGAAACAGTATTTGAGGTCGACGTCGATGCAGATATCGACGAACAACCCGATCCGATCGTCAACCGCTGGCATCCTGATGTGCCACCAGCCGCGAGCGTAGAGCCGGGAGAGACGTTCAGGGTGGAACAGCTAGACTGGACGGGGAATCAAGTGCACAACGATGACAGTGCGAACGACATTCGAGACATGCGTCTCGATCCGAACCACCACTTGAGCGGACCGATTGAGGTCAAAGGGGCCGAACCAGGCGACGTACTGGTGGTCGACATTCTCGATCTCGGTCCGTTCCCCGACAACGAATGGGGTTTTACAGGTATCTTCGACTTGGAGAATGGTGGTGGATTTTTGACTGATCATTTTCCCGAAGCCCGAAAAGTCATCTGGGACTTCGATGGCGTCTACGCATCGTCCAGACACATCGACGACGTCCGGTTCCCAGGACTCGCCCACCCAGGGATCATCGGGACTGCGCCGTCACACGAACTTCTCGATGAGTGGAACGAGCGCGAACAGGCGCTCATCAACCGGGGACCCGAGGCGGAGACGGGCGTGAACCACGAGACCCGCGAGGATCAGCCCCCGCTCGCTCTTCCACCCGAGCCCAACGAAGTCCTCTTGGGTGACATGTCCGAGGATGAGGTGGAAGATGCCGCCGAAAAAGCCGCCCGAACGATTCCACCGCGTGAGAACGCTGGGAACTGTGACATCAAAAACCTGAGCCGTGGCTCACGAGTCTACATCCCAGTGTTCGTTGAGGGAGCTAACTTCATCGTTGGCGATCTACACTTCTCGCAAGGTGACGGCGAGATCACGTTCTGTGGTGCCATCGAAATGGCTGGCTTCCTCGATCTTCAGGTTGATCTCATTAAGAATGGTGTCGAGAGGATGGGAACCGACTACGCCATGTTCAAGCCGGGCTACCAGGATCCTCACTTCTCAGAGTACATCGTATTCGAAGGCTATTCCGTCGATGAGGACGGTACACAGCACTACAAGAACGCCAACGTTGGTCTCCGGCGCGCCTGTCTCGATGCCATCGACTATCTAACGAACTTCGGATACACGCGCGAGCAGGGGTACTTCCTGCTGAGCACGCTGCCCGTCGAAAGCCGAATCGCGGGTATTGTCGATCTCCCGAACACCTGTGTCACTGTGTCGGTTCCACAGGAAGCCTTCGATATCGACATCGATCCAGACACACTCACTGACGAAGCCGGCGTCGCGGATCGTGGCAGCGTCGCCAAGACATCGTAA
- the thsA gene encoding thermosome subunit alpha, protein MRRGSIQQLFPAVNEDAERLQGVDAQHANFSAGQALAETIRTTLGPKSMDKMLLTSDGKIVVTNDGASILDRMDIDHPIAEMVVRVAETQEDAMGDGTTTAVLLTGELLGNAADLIEQGLHPTTISDGYHLATKRACETLRQATIGIDADDPDQLREIAQTVITGKWDDHDARFLADLAVRAVQAIERDGIVDRRNITQQAVAGGSSRDSEVIDGLVIDTERSSTSMVSPDTAFPQRIEDATIALIDSQLTVETATGLGTVSFDDPERRSALLEYEDQVYEECVTTIEDAGTDVVFCQKSIDDPIRHLLARENVLAVERTRKDELLKLGRATGARHVGSIDLLTTADTGFAEVVERRQVGDLELVIVTGGPDSKQVSLLLRGGTEHVTTEMKRILEDCIAALELAIEHREVLPGGGATEAMLAADLRDYAAGVRGRTQLAVMAFADALETIPRTLAKNAGMDPIDSLVDLRTRQHAGDHTAGLDVLMGDVRNMITAGVLEPLAIKQRAVTNAQEASNVIIRIDDIIAASSDRDIDEEHEHDSDTVHTSTDGYPWAIGHSMGGHGHGH, encoded by the coding sequence ATGAGGAGAGGTAGCATCCAACAACTGTTTCCGGCAGTGAACGAGGACGCCGAACGTCTCCAAGGTGTAGACGCCCAACACGCCAATTTCTCCGCAGGACAGGCACTCGCCGAGACGATTCGGACCACACTCGGGCCGAAGAGTATGGACAAGATGCTACTCACTTCGGACGGGAAGATTGTCGTCACGAATGATGGAGCGAGTATTCTTGACCGGATGGATATCGATCATCCGATCGCTGAGATGGTAGTTCGTGTGGCCGAAACTCAGGAGGACGCGATGGGCGATGGAACCACGACTGCTGTACTCTTGACGGGCGAACTACTTGGGAATGCAGCAGATCTCATCGAACAGGGGCTTCATCCCACCACTATCTCTGATGGCTATCACTTGGCAACCAAGCGCGCGTGTGAAACCCTGCGGCAAGCCACGATCGGAATTGACGCTGATGATCCCGACCAGCTCCGAGAGATCGCTCAGACAGTCATTACGGGCAAGTGGGACGATCACGATGCCCGGTTTCTCGCCGACCTCGCTGTCAGAGCGGTGCAGGCGATCGAGCGTGATGGGATCGTCGATCGTCGGAACATCACCCAACAGGCCGTCGCCGGCGGCAGTTCTCGCGATTCAGAAGTCATCGATGGACTGGTGATCGATACGGAGCGTTCCTCGACATCTATGGTGTCGCCAGACACAGCGTTTCCACAACGAATCGAAGACGCTACGATTGCGCTCATCGATTCCCAACTGACAGTCGAGACAGCCACTGGACTCGGGACGGTCAGCTTCGATGATCCCGAACGACGCTCGGCGTTGCTCGAATACGAGGATCAGGTGTACGAGGAGTGTGTCACAACGATTGAAGACGCTGGCACGGATGTCGTGTTCTGTCAGAAGAGCATTGACGATCCGATCCGGCATCTCCTCGCACGTGAGAACGTCCTCGCGGTCGAGCGAACGCGGAAGGACGAACTGCTCAAACTCGGGCGCGCAACCGGCGCCCGGCATGTGGGGTCGATCGACCTTCTCACCACCGCCGACACCGGCTTCGCGGAGGTCGTTGAGCGTCGACAGGTCGGCGATCTGGAGCTGGTGATCGTTACAGGTGGCCCAGATTCCAAGCAGGTCTCGCTTCTCCTCCGTGGGGGGACTGAACACGTTACTACCGAGATGAAGCGGATTCTTGAGGATTGCATCGCCGCGCTCGAATTGGCTATAGAACATAGAGAGGTACTTCCCGGCGGTGGTGCGACCGAGGCCATGCTTGCAGCAGACCTCCGCGATTACGCCGCGGGTGTCAGAGGGCGAACACAGTTGGCCGTTATGGCATTCGCTGACGCACTCGAGACCATCCCCCGAACGCTCGCGAAAAACGCCGGGATGGATCCGATCGACAGTCTCGTCGATCTCCGTACCCGACAGCACGCAGGCGACCACACCGCTGGACTCGATGTCTTAATGGGAGACGTTCGGAATATGATTACTGCAGGAGTGCTGGAGCCACTAGCGATCAAACAGCGTGCGGTCACAAACGCTCAGGAGGCTTCGAACGTAATTATAAGGATTGATGATATTATTGCGGCGTCGTCAGATCGTGACATCGATGAGGAACACGAGCACGATTCCGATACTGTTCACACATCAACGGACGGGTATCCGTGGGCGATCGGACATTCGATGGGCGGGCATGGACACGGGCACTAG
- a CDS encoding DHH family phosphoesterase, whose protein sequence is MEQTNQLLTRLQQCDSLAIVNHANPDPDCIASALALEEIASSEGVSNTKLLYCGEVSHQQNRAFINLLNIPLHHPSAVPSISEYSSLALVDHSQLDPEFPHPSEFSIEIIIDHHAVSDTSDAGFVDRRPDYGATATIVIDYLKELNLDPSTTVASALLFALHRERLDHARSPTIREYNAASFIHPYVDSELIDQLYSAAYTPATLDAISEAIRRREVRGSRLVTSVGRTTEADALPQAADYLLHLEGVDTVLVEGVVEDTVRLSARSIDPQLHLGEVLADAFDDVGSAGGHRDMAGAQIPLGIFGDTLSDDGPLYDLLFTNIAERFFTALHPNGV, encoded by the coding sequence ATGGAGCAGACCAATCAATTACTTACACGACTTCAGCAGTGTGATTCACTTGCGATCGTCAACCACGCGAATCCGGATCCCGACTGTATCGCAAGTGCACTCGCATTGGAAGAGATCGCATCCAGCGAAGGTGTATCCAATACTAAATTATTATATTGTGGGGAAGTATCTCACCAACAGAATAGAGCGTTCATTAATTTACTCAATATTCCACTCCATCATCCATCCGCTGTTCCATCGATTTCCGAGTACTCATCGCTGGCGCTCGTCGACCATTCACAACTTGATCCGGAGTTTCCCCATCCCTCCGAATTTTCTATTGAGATCATTATCGATCATCACGCTGTGAGTGATACTTCTGATGCTGGATTCGTCGATCGACGCCCGGACTACGGTGCAACGGCGACGATCGTGATCGACTATCTCAAGGAGTTGAATCTTGATCCATCTACTACGGTTGCCTCCGCGTTGCTCTTCGCGCTCCATCGAGAGCGGCTTGATCACGCACGATCGCCGACGATACGCGAATACAATGCCGCTTCGTTCATTCACCCATATGTCGACAGCGAACTGATCGACCAACTCTACAGCGCAGCGTACACGCCCGCGACGCTCGATGCGATCAGTGAGGCGATTCGCCGCCGTGAGGTACGAGGCTCACGACTTGTGACTAGCGTCGGACGGACGACGGAGGCCGATGCGCTTCCTCAGGCAGCCGATTATCTGTTACATCTCGAAGGGGTGGACACAGTGCTTGTCGAAGGTGTTGTTGAGGATACTGTGCGACTCAGCGCCCGCTCCATCGATCCGCAGCTCCATCTCGGTGAGGTCCTCGCTGATGCGTTCGATGACGTCGGAAGCGCTGGCGGGCATCGAGATATGGCTGGGGCACAGATTCCACTCGGGATCTTCGGGGATACGCTCTCGGACGATGGGCCCCTGTACGATCTACTGTTTACCAACATCGCAGAACGGTTCTTTACTGCCTTACACCCTAATGGTGTCTAA